Proteins from one Cyprinus carpio isolate SPL01 chromosome B15, ASM1834038v1, whole genome shotgun sequence genomic window:
- the mffa gene encoding mitochondrial fission factor homolog B isoform X1: protein MNGAAFPSPTAEMAEMNRIHYELEYTEGISQRMRIPEQLKVAPYESEEQELPEHETLHTTMMHVPERIVVAGDSDDMQFPRDLDLIQSTQLESTLSLKTPPRVLTLNERPIDFLEMEQLSSASQPSKEVRTQSRTRRERSVSDNTGVQHNGQLARNDSIGMTSSPSAALRTMAPLGGAEDGYNLFSARGVLSFIQSTTRRAYQQVLEVLDENQRSKPSLRGGSTLSNPQHDNRHALATLDSTLEGGADDMAVVDATSLRRQIVKLNRRLQLLEEENKERVKREMIMYSITVAFWLINSWVWFRR, encoded by the exons ATGAATGGAGCGGCGTTCCCCTCTCCCACAGCCGAGATGGCGGAGATGAACCGGATCCACTATGAGCTGGAGTACACAGAGGGCATCAGTCAGAGAATGCGTATTCCTGAGCAGCTCAAAGTGGCTCCGTATGAGTCTGAAGAGCAGGAACTTCCAGAGCATGAGACGCTCCACACGACGATGATGCATGTTCCTGAGAGAATCGTGGTGGCAG gaGACAGTGATGACATGCAGTTTCCCAGAGATCTAGACCTCATCCAGTCCACCCAACTGGAGTCAACACTGTCCCTCAAGACACCACCTCGGGTCCTGACACTCAACGAAAGGCCCATCGACTTCCTCGAAATGGAGCAGCTGAGCTCCGCCAGTCAGCCCAGCAAAGAA GTGCGCACGCAATCCAGGACACGCAGAGAGCGCTCGGTCAGCGACAACACAGGTGTGCAACACAATGGCCAGCTCGCCAGAAATGACTCCAT TGG TATGACTTCCTCCCCCTCTGCTGCATTGCGCACTATGGCTCCTCTCGGTGGTGCAGAGGATGGGTATAACCTCTTCAGTGCCCGCGGCGTCCTTTCCTTCATCCAGTCAACCACACGCCGGGCCTACCAGCAGGTCCTGGAGGTCCTGGACGAGAACCAGCGCAG CAAGCCATCTCTTAGAGGGGGTTCAACCCTCTCTAACCCCCAGCATGACAACAG GCATGCCCTGGCCACACtggactcgactctggagggagGAGCAGACGACATGGCTGTTGTGGACGCCACATCTCTACGCAGACAG ATTGTCAAGCTGAACCGGCGTTTGCAGCTCTTGGAGGAGGAGAACAAAGAGAGAGTCAAGCGAGAAATGATCATGTATTCCATCACTGTAGCTTTCTGGCTCATCAACAGCTGGGTTTGGTTCCGTCGCTGA
- the mffa gene encoding mitochondrial fission factor homolog B isoform X5, with amino-acid sequence MNGAAFPSPTAEMAEMNRIHYELEYTEGISQRMRIPEQLKVAPYESEEQELPEHETLHTTMMHVPERIVVAGDSDDMQFPRDLDLIQSTQLESTLSLKTPPRVLTLNERPIDFLEMEQLSSASQPSKEVRTQSRTRRERSVSDNTGVQHNGQLARNDSIGKPSLRGGSTLSNPQHDNRHALATLDSTLEGGADDMAVVDATSLRRQIVKLNRRLQLLEEENKERVKREMIMYSITVAFWLINSWVWFRR; translated from the exons ATGAATGGAGCGGCGTTCCCCTCTCCCACAGCCGAGATGGCGGAGATGAACCGGATCCACTATGAGCTGGAGTACACAGAGGGCATCAGTCAGAGAATGCGTATTCCTGAGCAGCTCAAAGTGGCTCCGTATGAGTCTGAAGAGCAGGAACTTCCAGAGCATGAGACGCTCCACACGACGATGATGCATGTTCCTGAGAGAATCGTGGTGGCAG gaGACAGTGATGACATGCAGTTTCCCAGAGATCTAGACCTCATCCAGTCCACCCAACTGGAGTCAACACTGTCCCTCAAGACACCACCTCGGGTCCTGACACTCAACGAAAGGCCCATCGACTTCCTCGAAATGGAGCAGCTGAGCTCCGCCAGTCAGCCCAGCAAAGAA GTGCGCACGCAATCCAGGACACGCAGAGAGCGCTCGGTCAGCGACAACACAGGTGTGCAACACAATGGCCAGCTCGCCAGAAATGACTCCAT TGG CAAGCCATCTCTTAGAGGGGGTTCAACCCTCTCTAACCCCCAGCATGACAACAG GCATGCCCTGGCCACACtggactcgactctggagggagGAGCAGACGACATGGCTGTTGTGGACGCCACATCTCTACGCAGACAG ATTGTCAAGCTGAACCGGCGTTTGCAGCTCTTGGAGGAGGAGAACAAAGAGAGAGTCAAGCGAGAAATGATCATGTATTCCATCACTGTAGCTTTCTGGCTCATCAACAGCTGGGTTTGGTTCCGTCGCTGA
- the mffa gene encoding mitochondrial fission factor homolog B isoform X3: MNGAAFPSPTAEMAEMNRIHYELEYTEGISQRMRIPEQLKVAPYESEEQELPEHETLHTTMMHVPERIVVAGDSDDMQFPRDLDLIQSTQLESTLSLKTPPRVLTLNERPIDFLEMEQLSSASQPSKEVRTQSRTRRERSVSDNTGVQHNGQLARNDSIGMTSSPSAALRTMAPLGGAEDGYNLFSARGVLSFIQSTTRRAYQQVLEVLDENQRRHALATLDSTLEGGADDMAVVDATSLRRQIVKLNRRLQLLEEENKERVKREMIMYSITVAFWLINSWVWFRR, from the exons ATGAATGGAGCGGCGTTCCCCTCTCCCACAGCCGAGATGGCGGAGATGAACCGGATCCACTATGAGCTGGAGTACACAGAGGGCATCAGTCAGAGAATGCGTATTCCTGAGCAGCTCAAAGTGGCTCCGTATGAGTCTGAAGAGCAGGAACTTCCAGAGCATGAGACGCTCCACACGACGATGATGCATGTTCCTGAGAGAATCGTGGTGGCAG gaGACAGTGATGACATGCAGTTTCCCAGAGATCTAGACCTCATCCAGTCCACCCAACTGGAGTCAACACTGTCCCTCAAGACACCACCTCGGGTCCTGACACTCAACGAAAGGCCCATCGACTTCCTCGAAATGGAGCAGCTGAGCTCCGCCAGTCAGCCCAGCAAAGAA GTGCGCACGCAATCCAGGACACGCAGAGAGCGCTCGGTCAGCGACAACACAGGTGTGCAACACAATGGCCAGCTCGCCAGAAATGACTCCAT TGG TATGACTTCCTCCCCCTCTGCTGCATTGCGCACTATGGCTCCTCTCGGTGGTGCAGAGGATGGGTATAACCTCTTCAGTGCCCGCGGCGTCCTTTCCTTCATCCAGTCAACCACACGCCGGGCCTACCAGCAGGTCCTGGAGGTCCTGGACGAGAACCAGCGCAG GCATGCCCTGGCCACACtggactcgactctggagggagGAGCAGACGACATGGCTGTTGTGGACGCCACATCTCTACGCAGACAG ATTGTCAAGCTGAACCGGCGTTTGCAGCTCTTGGAGGAGGAGAACAAAGAGAGAGTCAAGCGAGAAATGATCATGTATTCCATCACTGTAGCTTTCTGGCTCATCAACAGCTGGGTTTGGTTCCGTCGCTGA
- the mffa gene encoding mitochondrial fission factor homolog B isoform X4 — translation MNGAAFPSPTAEMAEMNRIHYELEYTEGISQRMRIPEQLKVAPYESEEQELPEHETLHTTMMHVPERIVVAGDSDDMQFPRDLDLIQSTQLESTLSLKTPPRVLTLNERPIDFLEMEQLSSASQPSKEVRTQSRTRRERSVSDNTGVQHNGQLARNDSIMTSSPSAALRTMAPLGGAEDGYNLFSARGVLSFIQSTTRRAYQQVLEVLDENQRRHALATLDSTLEGGADDMAVVDATSLRRQIVKLNRRLQLLEEENKERVKREMIMYSITVAFWLINSWVWFRR, via the exons ATGAATGGAGCGGCGTTCCCCTCTCCCACAGCCGAGATGGCGGAGATGAACCGGATCCACTATGAGCTGGAGTACACAGAGGGCATCAGTCAGAGAATGCGTATTCCTGAGCAGCTCAAAGTGGCTCCGTATGAGTCTGAAGAGCAGGAACTTCCAGAGCATGAGACGCTCCACACGACGATGATGCATGTTCCTGAGAGAATCGTGGTGGCAG gaGACAGTGATGACATGCAGTTTCCCAGAGATCTAGACCTCATCCAGTCCACCCAACTGGAGTCAACACTGTCCCTCAAGACACCACCTCGGGTCCTGACACTCAACGAAAGGCCCATCGACTTCCTCGAAATGGAGCAGCTGAGCTCCGCCAGTCAGCCCAGCAAAGAA GTGCGCACGCAATCCAGGACACGCAGAGAGCGCTCGGTCAGCGACAACACAGGTGTGCAACACAATGGCCAGCTCGCCAGAAATGACTCCAT TATGACTTCCTCCCCCTCTGCTGCATTGCGCACTATGGCTCCTCTCGGTGGTGCAGAGGATGGGTATAACCTCTTCAGTGCCCGCGGCGTCCTTTCCTTCATCCAGTCAACCACACGCCGGGCCTACCAGCAGGTCCTGGAGGTCCTGGACGAGAACCAGCGCAG GCATGCCCTGGCCACACtggactcgactctggagggagGAGCAGACGACATGGCTGTTGTGGACGCCACATCTCTACGCAGACAG ATTGTCAAGCTGAACCGGCGTTTGCAGCTCTTGGAGGAGGAGAACAAAGAGAGAGTCAAGCGAGAAATGATCATGTATTCCATCACTGTAGCTTTCTGGCTCATCAACAGCTGGGTTTGGTTCCGTCGCTGA
- the mffa gene encoding mitochondrial fission factor homolog B isoform X2: MNGAAFPSPTAEMAEMNRIHYELEYTEGISQRMRIPEQLKVAPYESEEQELPEHETLHTTMMHVPERIVVAGDSDDMQFPRDLDLIQSTQLESTLSLKTPPRVLTLNERPIDFLEMEQLSSASQPSKEVRTQSRTRRERSVSDNTGVQHNGQLARNDSIMTSSPSAALRTMAPLGGAEDGYNLFSARGVLSFIQSTTRRAYQQVLEVLDENQRSKPSLRGGSTLSNPQHDNRHALATLDSTLEGGADDMAVVDATSLRRQIVKLNRRLQLLEEENKERVKREMIMYSITVAFWLINSWVWFRR; encoded by the exons ATGAATGGAGCGGCGTTCCCCTCTCCCACAGCCGAGATGGCGGAGATGAACCGGATCCACTATGAGCTGGAGTACACAGAGGGCATCAGTCAGAGAATGCGTATTCCTGAGCAGCTCAAAGTGGCTCCGTATGAGTCTGAAGAGCAGGAACTTCCAGAGCATGAGACGCTCCACACGACGATGATGCATGTTCCTGAGAGAATCGTGGTGGCAG gaGACAGTGATGACATGCAGTTTCCCAGAGATCTAGACCTCATCCAGTCCACCCAACTGGAGTCAACACTGTCCCTCAAGACACCACCTCGGGTCCTGACACTCAACGAAAGGCCCATCGACTTCCTCGAAATGGAGCAGCTGAGCTCCGCCAGTCAGCCCAGCAAAGAA GTGCGCACGCAATCCAGGACACGCAGAGAGCGCTCGGTCAGCGACAACACAGGTGTGCAACACAATGGCCAGCTCGCCAGAAATGACTCCAT TATGACTTCCTCCCCCTCTGCTGCATTGCGCACTATGGCTCCTCTCGGTGGTGCAGAGGATGGGTATAACCTCTTCAGTGCCCGCGGCGTCCTTTCCTTCATCCAGTCAACCACACGCCGGGCCTACCAGCAGGTCCTGGAGGTCCTGGACGAGAACCAGCGCAG CAAGCCATCTCTTAGAGGGGGTTCAACCCTCTCTAACCCCCAGCATGACAACAG GCATGCCCTGGCCACACtggactcgactctggagggagGAGCAGACGACATGGCTGTTGTGGACGCCACATCTCTACGCAGACAG ATTGTCAAGCTGAACCGGCGTTTGCAGCTCTTGGAGGAGGAGAACAAAGAGAGAGTCAAGCGAGAAATGATCATGTATTCCATCACTGTAGCTTTCTGGCTCATCAACAGCTGGGTTTGGTTCCGTCGCTGA
- the mffa gene encoding mitochondrial fission factor homolog B isoform X6 codes for MNGAAFPSPTAEMAEMNRIHYELEYTEGISQRMRIPEQLKVAPYESEEQELPEHETLHTTMMHVPERIVVAGDSDDMQFPRDLDLIQSTQLESTLSLKTPPRVLTLNERPIDFLEMEQLSSASQPSKEVRTQSRTRRERSVSDNTGVQHNGQLARNDSIKPSLRGGSTLSNPQHDNRHALATLDSTLEGGADDMAVVDATSLRRQIVKLNRRLQLLEEENKERVKREMIMYSITVAFWLINSWVWFRR; via the exons ATGAATGGAGCGGCGTTCCCCTCTCCCACAGCCGAGATGGCGGAGATGAACCGGATCCACTATGAGCTGGAGTACACAGAGGGCATCAGTCAGAGAATGCGTATTCCTGAGCAGCTCAAAGTGGCTCCGTATGAGTCTGAAGAGCAGGAACTTCCAGAGCATGAGACGCTCCACACGACGATGATGCATGTTCCTGAGAGAATCGTGGTGGCAG gaGACAGTGATGACATGCAGTTTCCCAGAGATCTAGACCTCATCCAGTCCACCCAACTGGAGTCAACACTGTCCCTCAAGACACCACCTCGGGTCCTGACACTCAACGAAAGGCCCATCGACTTCCTCGAAATGGAGCAGCTGAGCTCCGCCAGTCAGCCCAGCAAAGAA GTGCGCACGCAATCCAGGACACGCAGAGAGCGCTCGGTCAGCGACAACACAGGTGTGCAACACAATGGCCAGCTCGCCAGAAATGACTCCAT CAAGCCATCTCTTAGAGGGGGTTCAACCCTCTCTAACCCCCAGCATGACAACAG GCATGCCCTGGCCACACtggactcgactctggagggagGAGCAGACGACATGGCTGTTGTGGACGCCACATCTCTACGCAGACAG ATTGTCAAGCTGAACCGGCGTTTGCAGCTCTTGGAGGAGGAGAACAAAGAGAGAGTCAAGCGAGAAATGATCATGTATTCCATCACTGTAGCTTTCTGGCTCATCAACAGCTGGGTTTGGTTCCGTCGCTGA
- the mffa gene encoding mitochondrial fission factor homolog B isoform X7 translates to MNGAAFPSPTAEMAEMNRIHYELEYTEGISQRMRIPEQLKVAPYESEEQELPEHETLHTTMMHVPERIVVAGDSDDMQFPRDLDLIQSTQLESTLSLKTPPRVLTLNERPIDFLEMEQLSSASQPSKEVRTQSRTRRERSVSDNTGVQHNGQLARNDSMHALATLDSTLEGGADDMAVVDATSLRRQIVKLNRRLQLLEEENKERVKREMIMYSITVAFWLINSWVWFRR, encoded by the exons ATGAATGGAGCGGCGTTCCCCTCTCCCACAGCCGAGATGGCGGAGATGAACCGGATCCACTATGAGCTGGAGTACACAGAGGGCATCAGTCAGAGAATGCGTATTCCTGAGCAGCTCAAAGTGGCTCCGTATGAGTCTGAAGAGCAGGAACTTCCAGAGCATGAGACGCTCCACACGACGATGATGCATGTTCCTGAGAGAATCGTGGTGGCAG gaGACAGTGATGACATGCAGTTTCCCAGAGATCTAGACCTCATCCAGTCCACCCAACTGGAGTCAACACTGTCCCTCAAGACACCACCTCGGGTCCTGACACTCAACGAAAGGCCCATCGACTTCCTCGAAATGGAGCAGCTGAGCTCCGCCAGTCAGCCCAGCAAAGAA GTGCGCACGCAATCCAGGACACGCAGAGAGCGCTCGGTCAGCGACAACACAGGTGTGCAACACAATGGCCAGCTCGCCAGAAATGACTCCAT GCATGCCCTGGCCACACtggactcgactctggagggagGAGCAGACGACATGGCTGTTGTGGACGCCACATCTCTACGCAGACAG ATTGTCAAGCTGAACCGGCGTTTGCAGCTCTTGGAGGAGGAGAACAAAGAGAGAGTCAAGCGAGAAATGATCATGTATTCCATCACTGTAGCTTTCTGGCTCATCAACAGCTGGGTTTGGTTCCGTCGCTGA